In Paraflavitalea devenefica, a single window of DNA contains:
- a CDS encoding aldehyde dehydrogenase (NADP(+)) has protein sequence MFKDTTVAEINIIMEKAWKAFHAYRKLSLKQRAGFMRAIAAGLDNAPDELIPTAMQETNLPEARLRNEKTRTVFQLTSYAAACEKGEWLEARIDTANPDRTPPKPDIRKMGVPLGPVVVFGASNFPFAYSTAGGDTACALAAGCPVIVKAHPAHAGTSEIVAQIILKAAQQLGLPEGIFAHVHGASFEVGKALVTHPYTKAVGFTGSYGGGKALFDWANQRKEPIPVFAEMGSINPVWLLPGKLQQSAADIAKLYAGSITLGVGQFCTNPGLIIGIEGAPLQEFITALGNEIRQVAPGTMLHPGIAKAYGEKKSAALSQQEVTTVAESAAAPVANQGVPAIASATGKAFLNNPVLHQEVFGPYSLVIRCADIPEMLQVAKHLEGQLTATLMATEQDILEQDELVEAVQNICGRFILNSVPTGVEVCLSMHHGGPFPATTDARFTSVGADGIKRFARPVSFQGWPDSLLPAELKNGNPLGIWRTVNNEVTKDSI, from the coding sequence ATGTTTAAAGATACTACCGTAGCGGAGATCAATATTATTATGGAAAAGGCCTGGAAGGCTTTTCATGCCTACCGTAAATTGTCGCTGAAGCAACGGGCCGGTTTCATGCGGGCCATCGCAGCCGGGCTCGACAATGCCCCGGATGAACTGATACCAACCGCCATGCAGGAGACCAATCTCCCCGAGGCACGGTTGCGCAATGAAAAAACACGTACCGTATTCCAGCTCACCAGCTATGCAGCGGCTTGTGAGAAAGGGGAGTGGCTGGAAGCGCGTATTGATACAGCCAATCCCGACCGCACTCCGCCCAAACCGGATATCCGCAAAATGGGGGTACCTCTGGGGCCGGTAGTGGTATTCGGCGCCAGTAACTTCCCGTTTGCCTATTCTACGGCCGGCGGCGATACGGCCTGTGCCCTGGCAGCCGGCTGCCCGGTGATTGTGAAAGCACACCCCGCCCATGCAGGTACTTCTGAGATCGTGGCGCAGATCATTTTGAAAGCGGCCCAGCAACTGGGTCTGCCGGAAGGCATTTTCGCCCATGTGCATGGCGCATCCTTCGAAGTAGGAAAAGCCCTCGTTACCCATCCTTATACCAAAGCGGTAGGTTTTACCGGTTCCTATGGGGGCGGTAAAGCCCTGTTCGACTGGGCCAACCAGCGGAAAGAACCCATCCCGGTATTTGCCGAAATGGGCAGCATCAACCCCGTATGGCTCCTGCCCGGCAAATTGCAGCAATCCGCCGCCGATATTGCCAAACTGTATGCCGGCTCCATCACCCTCGGGGTCGGACAGTTTTGCACCAATCCCGGTCTCATCATTGGTATAGAAGGAGCGCCGCTGCAGGAATTCATCACTGCCCTCGGCAATGAGATCAGGCAGGTTGCGCCAGGCACCATGTTGCACCCCGGTATTGCCAAAGCCTATGGTGAGAAAAAGTCAGCCGCTTTATCCCAGCAGGAAGTGACTACCGTGGCCGAATCAGCTGCAGCCCCTGTGGCCAACCAGGGCGTGCCGGCCATCGCTTCGGCTACCGGCAAAGCCTTTCTCAATAACCCGGTATTGCACCAGGAAGTATTTGGCCCTTATTCACTGGTGATCCGTTGTGCCGATATACCCGAAATGCTGCAGGTGGCGAAGCACCTCGAGGGGCAGCTCACTGCTACCCTGATGGCTACCGAACAGGATATCCTGGAACAGGACGAACTGGTAGAAGCCGTTCAAAACATCTGCGGCAGGTTTATCCTCAACAGTGTGCCCACCGGTGTGGAAGTATGCCTGAGCATGCACCATGGCGGACCATTCCCCGCTACCACCGATGCCCGCTTTACTTCGGTAGGGGCCGATGGTATCAAGCGTTTTGCAAGGCCGGTTTCCTTCCAGGGATGGCCCGATAGCCTCCTGCCCGCTGAACTGAAGAACGGCAACCCGCTGGGCATCTGGAGAACAGTGAACAACGAAGTAACAAAAGACAGTATATAA
- a CDS encoding dihydrodipicolinate synthase family protein, protein MHFEWKGVFPALTTQFTADDELDIPLFEKNLAAQLDAGVDGVILGGSLGEASVLTTPEKEILVKTALQKTAGQVPVLINIAEGSTREAIQQAANAAKWGAHGLMLLPPMRYKSDHRETVAFLKTVAQSTNLPIIVYNNPVDYKIEITLDMFEELAECRNIGAVKESTRDVSNVTRMINRFGNRFKILCGVDPLAMEELVMGADGWVAGLVDAFPRETVAIYRLVKAGQLEEAAAIYRWFMPLLDLDIHPKLVQYIKLAATQAGIGSEYVRAPRLRLIGEERERILEVINEGIRTRPALPDYMNLAMANNYL, encoded by the coding sequence ATGCATTTTGAATGGAAAGGTGTTTTCCCTGCACTAACTACACAGTTTACAGCGGATGATGAATTGGACATACCCCTTTTTGAGAAGAACCTGGCTGCCCAACTGGATGCCGGTGTTGATGGTGTTATCCTGGGAGGGTCACTGGGCGAGGCCAGTGTGCTGACTACCCCTGAGAAAGAAATACTCGTTAAGACCGCCTTGCAAAAAACTGCCGGGCAGGTGCCTGTGCTCATCAATATAGCAGAAGGCTCTACCCGCGAAGCAATACAGCAGGCTGCCAATGCCGCCAAATGGGGCGCCCATGGTTTAATGCTGCTGCCCCCCATGCGCTACAAAAGCGATCACCGCGAAACAGTGGCCTTCCTCAAAACCGTAGCGCAGTCTACCAACCTGCCCATCATCGTATACAACAACCCGGTTGATTATAAGATCGAGATCACGCTGGACATGTTTGAGGAGCTGGCCGAATGCCGGAACATCGGCGCCGTGAAAGAGTCCACCCGCGATGTATCGAATGTAACCCGCATGATCAATCGTTTTGGCAACCGCTTTAAGATCTTATGTGGTGTGGATCCCCTCGCCATGGAAGAGCTCGTGATGGGCGCTGATGGCTGGGTAGCCGGCCTGGTGGATGCCTTCCCCCGTGAAACGGTAGCGATTTACCGCCTGGTAAAAGCCGGTCAACTGGAAGAGGCCGCCGCCATCTACCGCTGGTTTATGCCCCTGCTCGACCTGGACATTCATCCCAAACTGGTACAATACATCAAGTTGGCTGCTACGCAAGCCGGCATTGGTTCCGAATACGTAAGGGCGCCCCGCCTGCGCCTGATCGGTGAAGAGCGGGAAAGGATACTGGAAGTGATCAATGAAGGTATCCGCACAAGGCCTGCCTTGCCCGACTATATGAACCTGGCAATGGCCAACAACTACCTGTAA
- the rimO gene encoding 30S ribosomal protein S12 methylthiotransferase RimO, giving the protein MKTRSLKKDKVNIITLGCSKNMVDSEVLSGQLKANDIDVVHENARLDHNIVVVNTCGFIDKAKEESINTILDQVDLKRKGKLDKVYVTGCLSERYRNNLEQEIPEVDAYFGTMELPLILKQFEADYKAELLGERLLATPRHYAYLKISEGCNRTCSFCAIPLMRGAHVSRPIEQLVQEAERLVQMGVKEIMLIAQELTYYGLDIYKKRMLADLLHKLADVKGLHWIRLHYAYPSKFPLEILDVMRERDNICNYLDMPLQHASDPMLKAMRRQITKGEMDELIVAIREKVPGICLRTTLITGFPGETAQDVEDVKDFLRQHRFDRVGIFTYSHEEGTSAHTLEDDIPQEEKESRAQEIMEVQQEISYEKNQEKIGQTFKVLIDKKESGRYLGRTEFDSVEVDNEVIINSTKRLTPGEFVNVKITKAYDYDLEGEVV; this is encoded by the coding sequence ATGAAAACGAGGTCACTAAAAAAAGATAAGGTCAATATTATTACCCTGGGCTGTAGCAAGAATATGGTAGACAGTGAGGTGCTGAGCGGCCAGTTAAAGGCCAATGATATTGACGTAGTGCATGAGAACGCCCGCCTTGACCACAACATCGTAGTGGTGAATACCTGCGGCTTTATCGACAAGGCCAAAGAAGAATCCATCAATACCATTTTAGACCAGGTAGACCTGAAACGCAAGGGAAAGCTGGACAAAGTATACGTAACCGGCTGCCTGAGCGAACGTTACCGCAACAACCTGGAGCAGGAGATACCCGAAGTGGATGCCTATTTCGGCACCATGGAGCTGCCCCTGATCCTGAAACAATTCGAGGCTGATTACAAGGCCGAATTACTGGGTGAGCGCCTGCTGGCTACGCCCAGGCATTATGCCTACCTGAAGATATCAGAAGGCTGTAACCGTACCTGTTCTTTTTGCGCCATTCCCCTCATGCGGGGCGCGCATGTGAGCAGGCCCATCGAGCAATTGGTGCAGGAGGCAGAACGCCTGGTTCAGATGGGCGTGAAGGAGATCATGCTCATCGCCCAGGAGCTTACCTATTATGGCCTCGACATCTATAAAAAACGCATGCTGGCCGACCTGCTCCACAAACTGGCCGATGTAAAAGGACTGCACTGGATCAGGTTGCACTATGCATACCCTTCCAAATTCCCGCTGGAAATACTGGATGTGATGCGCGAACGCGACAACATCTGTAATTACCTCGATATGCCTTTGCAGCATGCCAGCGATCCCATGCTGAAAGCCATGCGCCGCCAGATCACCAAGGGCGAAATGGATGAGCTGATTGTTGCCATCCGGGAAAAAGTGCCGGGCATTTGCCTGCGTACCACGCTCATCACCGGCTTCCCGGGCGAAACAGCCCAGGATGTGGAAGACGTAAAAGACTTCCTGCGGCAGCACCGCTTCGACCGCGTGGGCATCTTCACTTACTCACACGAAGAAGGTACCTCCGCCCATACACTGGAAGATGATATTCCCCAGGAAGAAAAAGAAAGCCGGGCGCAGGAGATCATGGAAGTGCAGCAGGAGATCAGCTATGAGAAGAACCAGGAAAAGATCGGGCAAACATTCAAGGTACTAATTGATAAAAAAGAATCGGGCCGCTACCTGGGCCGTACAGAGTTCGATAGCGTGGAAGTAGACAATGAAGTGATCATTAACAGTACCAAACGGTTAACCCCCGGCGAATTTGTGAACGTAAAGATCACCAAGGCCTATGACTATGACCTGGAAGGGGAAGTGGTATAA
- the ftsY gene encoding signal recognition particle-docking protein FtsY — MGLFNKLFGKKEKETLDQGLEKTKTGFLSKLTKAIAGKSSVDDEVLDNLEEALVSADVGIETTVQIIERIEKRVAKDKYLNTSELNNILQQEIENILVEAPEADAYTFESTLPAKPFVILVVGVNGVGKTTTIGKLAYNFKKAGKSVLLGAADTFRAAAVDQLTIWSERVGVPIVKQGMGADPASVAFDTVQSGVSKGSDVVIIDTAGRLHNKAHLMDELSKIKRVIQKHIPEAPHEVLLVLDGSTGQNALEQAKQFTAATDVTALAITKLDGTAKGGVVLAIANQFKIPVKFIGMGEKMEDLLVFDKHEFVDSLFNLEKS; from the coding sequence ATGGGCCTGTTCAATAAATTATTCGGCAAAAAAGAGAAGGAAACACTCGACCAGGGGCTGGAGAAAACCAAGACCGGTTTTCTGTCAAAACTGACCAAAGCCATTGCCGGTAAAAGTTCGGTAGATGATGAAGTACTGGATAACCTCGAAGAAGCGCTCGTAAGCGCCGATGTGGGTATCGAAACCACCGTACAGATCATTGAGCGCATTGAAAAACGGGTGGCGAAGGACAAGTACCTCAACACCAGCGAACTGAACAACATATTGCAGCAGGAAATAGAGAACATACTGGTGGAAGCACCGGAAGCCGACGCCTATACCTTCGAATCTACCCTGCCGGCCAAACCCTTTGTGATCCTCGTGGTAGGCGTGAATGGTGTGGGCAAGACCACCACCATCGGCAAACTGGCCTATAACTTCAAGAAAGCCGGTAAATCGGTGTTACTGGGCGCCGCCGATACCTTCCGGGCTGCCGCGGTAGACCAGTTGACCATCTGGAGTGAGCGGGTAGGAGTACCGATTGTAAAGCAGGGCATGGGCGCTGATCCGGCTTCTGTGGCTTTTGATACTGTACAAAGTGGGGTATCGAAAGGATCTGATGTAGTCATCATTGATACGGCCGGCCGGCTGCACAACAAGGCGCACCTGATGGATGAACTGAGCAAGATCAAACGCGTAATACAAAAGCATATCCCCGAAGCACCCCATGAAGTATTGCTGGTGCTGGATGGCTCTACCGGGCAGAATGCCCTGGAGCAGGCCAAACAGTTTACAGCCGCTACCGATGTAACGGCGCTGGCCATTACCAAACTCGACGGTACGGCCAAAGGCGGCGTGGTGCTGGCCATTGCCAACCAGTTTAAAATACCGGTCAAGTTCATTGGCATGGGGGAGAAGATGGAAGACCTGCTGGTCTTTGACAAGCACGAGTTTGTAGACAGCTTGTTTAATCTGGAGAAGAGTTAG
- a CDS encoding DUF4295 family protein: protein MAKSAKTAIKKDPKLAAEAKNWTKVIRAVRSPKSGAYTFKEAIVHKDKVKEYLAQK from the coding sequence ATGGCAAAGTCAGCTAAAACCGCGATCAAGAAGGACCCCAAACTGGCTGCTGAAGCAAAGAACTGGACCAAAGTGATCCGTGCTGTGCGCAGCCCCAAATCAGGTGCATATACTTTTAAAGAAGCTATCGTGCACAAGGATAAGGTGAAAGAATACTTAGCTCAAAAGTAA
- the rpmG gene encoding 50S ribosomal protein L33 → MAKKGNRVQVILECTEHKTSGKPGTSRYITTKNKKNNPERLELKKFNAILKKVTVHKEIK, encoded by the coding sequence ATGGCAAAGAAAGGAAACAGAGTACAGGTAATCCTGGAGTGCACTGAGCACAAAACCAGTGGTAAGCCCGGTACCAGCCGCTATATCACTACCAAGAACAAGAAGAACAATCCGGAGCGCCTGGAACTGAAAAAATTCAACGCGATCCTCAAAAAGGTAACCGTTCACAAGGAAATCAAGTAA
- the rpmB gene encoding 50S ribosomal protein L28, with amino-acid sequence MARVCQVTGKVPVSGHRVSHSNIKSKRRFLPNLQTKRFFLAEEDKWITLKLSTEGIRTINKRGLISVVKELRAKGEKI; translated from the coding sequence ATGGCAAGAGTATGTCAGGTAACAGGTAAAGTTCCAGTGTCTGGGCACCGCGTTTCCCACTCAAATATCAAATCAAAGCGCCGTTTTCTGCCCAATCTGCAGACTAAACGTTTCTTTTTGGCTGAAGAAGACAAATGGATTACCCTGAAACTGTCTACTGAAGGTATCCGTACCATCAACAAGCGCGGACTGATCAGTGTGGTTAAGGAGTTGAGGGCCAAAGGCGAGAAAATTTAA
- the ppk1 gene encoding polyphosphate kinase 1 — protein sequence MKRKTIARDISWLSFNARVLQEAADPSVPLRERIKFLGIFSNNMDEFFRVRVATLKRMTEMGSKLRNMHLEQAPDRILDQIQQIVLEQQAEFNQIWETIRKDLAREKIYLVNERQLNKDQQKFVHTYFEEEVRSNIIPLMVESIPQFPYLRDKSIYLGVVLSRKDATLRRKYAIIEVPSKAIGRFIKLPSPDGEHHIILLEDVVRFNLKSIFAYFGYDRYQSWVFKVTKDAELDLDTDLSTSLIQKIEKGLKNRRKGKPVRFVYDKEMDDGLLAYLIRKLNISRKESVIPGGRIHNFRHFMDFPDVFQRRGQRKKPFLHPLLKNTMRVTDTILQTDIMLNFPYHSFSPVIDLLREAAIDPDVTSIKITAYRLASNSKVINALINAVRNGKHVTVMLELRARFDEENNLEWKERLELEGVKVVIGIPNMKVHAKICLIKKRQNNHTIHYGFVSTGNLNEKTASLYGDHCLLTADRFIMADVNRLFNYLEKPKDGARFLKACKTLIPCPISLRRELHKLINKEIRNARAGIPAAITLKMNSLSDEELIMRLYEAARVGVEIKLIIRGIFCLYSENKKFKHPVRALSIIDEFLEHARVFIFHNNGEEKVFISSADWMVRNLDHRVEATCPIMDENIKKVLKNILEIQLSDNVKARILDNDLTNRYVRDRKQKKVRSQVEIYNYLHQKTSSVLGIVHPPAEPVVVTAT from the coding sequence ATGAAAAGAAAGACCATAGCAAGGGATATCAGTTGGTTATCGTTCAATGCCCGGGTATTGCAGGAAGCCGCCGACCCCAGCGTGCCGCTGCGGGAGCGCATCAAGTTTTTAGGCATCTTTTCCAATAATATGGACGAGTTCTTCCGGGTGCGCGTAGCCACCCTGAAACGCATGACCGAAATGGGCAGCAAGCTCCGGAATATGCACCTGGAGCAGGCGCCTGACCGCATCCTGGACCAGATCCAACAGATCGTACTGGAACAACAGGCCGAATTTAACCAGATCTGGGAAACCATTCGCAAGGACCTGGCGCGGGAGAAGATCTACCTGGTGAATGAACGGCAGTTGAATAAAGACCAGCAGAAGTTTGTGCATACCTATTTTGAGGAAGAGGTGCGCTCCAATATCATTCCCCTGATGGTGGAAAGTATTCCCCAATTCCCCTATCTCCGCGATAAATCCATTTACCTCGGTGTGGTGCTTTCCCGTAAGGATGCCACCCTCCGGCGCAAGTATGCGATTATTGAGGTGCCTTCCAAAGCGATCGGCCGCTTTATCAAGCTGCCTTCCCCGGATGGCGAGCACCATATTATCCTGCTGGAAGATGTGGTCCGCTTTAACCTGAAAAGCATTTTTGCCTATTTCGGGTATGACCGGTACCAGTCGTGGGTGTTTAAGGTGACCAAAGATGCGGAGCTTGACCTGGATACCGACCTCTCCACCTCCCTGATCCAAAAGATAGAAAAGGGCCTTAAGAACCGGCGTAAGGGCAAACCTGTGCGCTTTGTATACGATAAGGAAATGGATGATGGGCTGCTGGCCTACCTGATCCGCAAGCTGAATATTTCCCGGAAGGAAAGTGTGATACCCGGCGGGCGCATCCATAATTTCCGGCACTTTATGGACTTCCCGGATGTGTTCCAGCGCAGGGGGCAGCGGAAGAAACCCTTCCTGCATCCCCTGCTGAAGAATACGATGCGGGTAACGGATACGATATTGCAAACGGATATTATGCTGAATTTCCCCTATCACTCTTTCAGTCCGGTGATAGACTTGTTGCGCGAAGCGGCCATTGACCCGGATGTTACTTCCATTAAGATCACCGCTTACCGGCTGGCCTCGAATTCCAAGGTGATCAATGCCCTGATCAATGCGGTACGTAATGGCAAACATGTGACGGTGATGCTGGAACTGCGGGCCCGTTTTGATGAGGAGAATAACCTGGAATGGAAGGAGCGCCTGGAATTGGAAGGCGTGAAGGTGGTGATCGGTATTCCCAATATGAAGGTGCATGCCAAGATCTGCCTGATCAAGAAGCGGCAGAATAATCATACGATCCATTATGGTTTTGTAAGCACGGGTAACCTGAATGAGAAAACAGCTTCGCTGTATGGCGATCATTGTTTGCTCACTGCCGACCGCTTTATTATGGCCGATGTGAACCGCCTGTTTAATTACCTGGAGAAACCCAAGGACGGCGCCAGGTTCCTGAAGGCCTGTAAAACACTGATCCCCTGCCCTATCAGTCTGCGCCGTGAACTGCATAAGCTCATCAATAAGGAAATACGCAATGCCCGGGCAGGCATACCAGCCGCCATTACGCTTAAGATGAATTCCCTGTCGGACGAGGAACTTATTATGCGCCTGTATGAAGCGGCGCGGGTGGGTGTGGAGATCAAACTCATCATCCGGGGTATTTTCTGTCTATACTCAGAAAATAAGAAGTTCAAGCATCCTGTGCGGGCCCTCAGCATTATTGATGAGTTCCTGGAACATGCACGGGTATTCATCTTCCACAATAATGGAGAGGAAAAGGTATTTATCTCATCGGCCGACTGGATGGTGCGCAATCTTGATCACCGTGTAGAGGCTACCTGCCCCATCATGGATGAGAATATTAAGAAAGTGTTGAAAAATATACTGGAAATTCAATTGAGTGATAATGTAAAAGCCAGAATTTTGGATAATGATCTGACCAACCGGTATGTGCGCGACAGAAAACAGAAGAAGGTCAGGTCGCAGGTAGAGATCTATAATTACCTGCATCAGAAAACCAGTTCGGTATTGGGTATTGTACACCCGCCTGCCGAACCGGTGGTAGTGACTGCTACCTGA
- a CDS encoding Ppx/GppA phosphatase family protein, translating to MRLAAIDIGSNAARLLISDVTIQGNGKPVFQKINLIRVPLRLGFDVFEQQEISPEKVAMIMNTLKAYRHLLDAYEVQHVKAAATSAMRDASNARAILQRVKDETGIDIEVITGDAEASLIYENHVAENMDTDHAYLYIDVGGGSTELTFFADGKPVFKRSFNIGTIRLLKQQVDDWHWEEMKDVIKRETRGHDNDIVAIGSGGNINKVFSISKRKEGKPLQLELLKDYYKEFSSFSLEDRMRLYKLREDRADVIVPALQIYINVMRWANITEIYVPKIGLADGLIQYLYEELKLKQKLPTV from the coding sequence ATGAGACTGGCGGCTATTGATATAGGCAGTAATGCGGCGAGATTGCTGATATCCGATGTAACCATACAGGGTAATGGCAAACCGGTGTTCCAGAAGATCAACCTCATCCGGGTGCCCCTGCGACTGGGTTTTGATGTATTTGAACAACAGGAGATATCGCCCGAAAAAGTGGCCATGATCATGAATACCCTCAAGGCTTACCGCCACCTGCTGGACGCCTATGAGGTACAACACGTAAAAGCCGCCGCCACTTCGGCCATGCGCGATGCATCCAATGCACGCGCTATCCTGCAACGGGTAAAAGACGAAACCGGTATTGACATCGAGGTGATCACCGGCGATGCAGAAGCCTCCCTGATTTACGAGAACCATGTTGCCGAAAATATGGACACCGACCACGCCTACCTGTATATTGATGTAGGCGGTGGCAGCACCGAACTCACTTTCTTTGCGGATGGCAAGCCGGTGTTCAAGCGCTCTTTCAATATCGGCACCATCCGCCTGCTGAAACAGCAGGTAGATGACTGGCACTGGGAGGAAATGAAAGATGTGATCAAACGCGAGACCCGCGGCCATGACAATGATATTGTCGCCATTGGCTCGGGTGGTAATATCAATAAGGTATTTTCTATCTCCAAACGTAAGGAAGGCAAGCCCCTGCAACTGGAACTGCTGAAGGATTATTATAAGGAGTTCAGCAGCTTTTCGCTGGAGGACAGGATGCGCTTGTATAAGCTGCGCGAAGACCGGGCCGATGTGATCGTTCCTGCCCTGCAGATCTATATCAACGTGATGCGCTGGGCCAATATCACGGAGATCTATGTGCCCAAGATCGGTCTGGCGGATGGGTTGATACAGTACTTGTATGAAGAGCTGAAGCTGAAACAAAAACTGCCGACGGTGTGA
- the panB gene encoding 3-methyl-2-oxobutanoate hydroxymethyltransferase gives MSVNKEVKRITTNTLQKMKSVGEKISMITAYDYSFARLFDAAGIDVILVGDSASNVMAGHETTLPITLDQMIYHASSVIRGVERSLVVVDLPFGTYQGNSKEALASAIRIMKETGAHAVKLEGGEEIVESIKRILAAGIPVMGHLGLTPQSIYKFGTYTVRAKEEAEANKLRSDAKLLQESGCFAMVLEKIPAQLAKEVSESIAIPTIGIGAGRHCDGQVLVMHDLLGINTEFKPRFLRQYLNLHEQVTGAVKHYIKDVKDRDFPNEQEQY, from the coding sequence ATGTCGGTTAATAAAGAAGTAAAGCGGATCACGACCAATACCCTGCAAAAAATGAAGTCGGTAGGCGAAAAGATATCCATGATCACGGCCTATGATTATTCTTTTGCCAGGTTATTCGATGCTGCCGGTATAGATGTGATCCTGGTTGGCGACTCTGCCTCCAATGTGATGGCGGGCCATGAGACCACGCTGCCCATTACGCTGGACCAGATGATCTACCATGCTTCTTCAGTGATCAGGGGGGTGGAACGTTCCCTGGTGGTAGTAGACCTCCCCTTCGGCACCTACCAGGGCAATTCCAAGGAAGCGCTGGCATCGGCCATCCGCATTATGAAAGAAACCGGCGCCCATGCCGTAAAGCTGGAGGGTGGTGAAGAGATCGTTGAGTCGATCAAACGTATCCTTGCTGCCGGTATTCCTGTGATGGGACACCTCGGATTAACTCCTCAGTCTATTTATAAGTTCGGCACGTATACGGTGCGGGCCAAAGAAGAAGCCGAAGCCAATAAGCTGCGCAGCGATGCCAAACTGCTGCAGGAGTCCGGCTGCTTTGCCATGGTGCTGGAAAAGATCCCTGCCCAGCTGGCCAAAGAAGTATCGGAAAGCATTGCCATTCCTACGATCGGCATCGGCGCCGGCAGGCATTGCGACGGGCAGGTGCTGGTGATGCACGACCTGCTTGGTATTAATACCGAATTCAAGCCCCGTTTCCTGCGTCAATACCTCAACCTGCATGAACAGGTAACCGGTGCGGTGAAGCATTATATCAAGGATGTGAAAGACAGGGATTTTCCCAATGAGCAGGAGCAATATTAG